From one Kwoniella shandongensis chromosome 4, complete sequence genomic stretch:
- a CDS encoding mitochondrial 54S ribosomal protein mL44, giving the protein MTAAAGTSSLLTVRSVFSPALTRRLARRRFAPSRPLHTTTSVLAATSSKPAPSLIPPPTALSALLSRLSLPPSTNLHSALIACLTHPSYVSSLDQQASEETTTTTTTEENNELLSTLGNSLLGLFASEHLSTLYPLLPTHALQNAITAYVGPSALVSVARELGVSVQGGGNTPGVPGYGKGSNSAGLAVRWSKTAIAEQAWRDRREGDVSTGPEKVPVGKRFEKFVKNQQQEGEEGASATGGQKSRKGKREGFEGVVASSVRAFVGLIYQEQGIHAARAFVHAHFLSRSLDLSTLFSFKNPMHVLTSVISTHLSSAGVPLSSNAGIIESRLLASTGVASQSPLFLIGLFLPSGIKLAEGHGSSKSMAEHRAAVNALLSLYLVRGDQELSSLLTGSEDTKTGRKIGEFGEGLPTSAHEESLLSRGKVLIGENEGEYQGIAWGGREVIVESRRKL; this is encoded by the exons atGACAGCCGCCGCTGGTACATCCTCTCTGTTGACTGTGCGATCGGTGTTTTCGCCTGCGCTCACACGTCGACTTGCCCGACGTCGATTCGCTCCTTCTCGACCATTGCACACAACCACCTCCGTGCTCGCTGCGACAAGTTCCAAACCCGCGCCATCATTGATTCCACCACCCACTGCGCTCTCCGCTCTACTCTCACGACTTTCCTTACCACCATCGACCAACCTCCATTCTGCTCTCATCGCAtgtctcactcacccctccTACGTCTCCTCGCTCGATCAACAAGCTTCTGAGGagacaacaacgacgacgacgacagaAGAGAACAACGAGCTCTTGTCCACACTTGGAAATTCTTTACTTGGACTATTCGCTTCTGAACATCTATCTACCCTCTATCCACTCTTACCGACCCACGCCCTCCAAAATGCCATCACGGCTTATGTCGGTCCTTCAGCTCTCGTTTCTGTAGCTCGAGAACTCGGTGTGTCAGTACAAGGAGGTGGTAACACACCTGGTGTACCCGGTTATGGAAAAGGTTCCAATTCAGCTGGTTTGGCCGTGAGATGGAGCAAGACGGCAATCGCAGAACAGGCTTGGAGAGAtaggagagaaggagacgtATCAACAGGTCCGGAGAAAGTACCCGTCGGAAAGAGGTTTGAAAAGTTTGTGAAGAACCaacagcaagaaggagaggagggtgCGTCGGCGACGGGAGGTCAGAAAtcgagaaaggggaagagagaagggttCGAAGGTGTCGTCGCTTCATCCGTCAGAGCGTTTGTCGGTCTGATCTAccaggagcag GGTATTCACGCCGCACGAGCATTCGTCCACGCCCACTTCCTCTCACGATCACTGGACCTttccaccctcttctccttcaaaaACCCAATGCATGTCCTCACCTCCGTCATCTCTACCCATCTATCCTCTGCCGGCgttcccctctcctccaatgCTGGTATCATCGAATCGCGCTTACTCGCCTCGACTGGTGTAGCCTCTCAATCACCTTTGTTCTTGATTGGTCTGTTCCTCCCCTCCGGTATCAAATTGGCTGAAGGACACGGATCGAGTAAATCAATGGCGGAACATCGAGCGGCCGTCAACGCTCTCCTCAGTCTGTATCTCGTCAGAGGGGATCAGGAATTATCATCCCTCTTAACGGGCAGTGAGGACACCAAGACAGGAAGAAAGATTGGAGAGTTCGGAGAAGGTTTACCGACTTCTGCACACGAAGAGTCCTTGTTGAGTCGAGGGAAAGTGTTGATAGGTGAGAACGAGGGAGAGTACCAAGGGATCGCTTGGGGTGGTAGAGAGGTTATTGTGGAGAGTAGACGGAAGCTTTAG
- a CDS encoding gamma-glutamyltransferase, producing MSSELLSGAVASEQRRASEVGTSILAAGGNAADAIIATILTVNTLAPYHSDIGGGGFAIIRDKEGRYDSLDFRHTAPAAANSEFYKNPSVSTAIGGAAVAVPGEIRGLEALHKKYGRLEWSKLFEGAIKYAKEGAEVGGDLYDFISRECIPSGSSNLSGSWMESEPMYASLFQDGQALPIGSIWKRPEYATTLEKIAAGGADVFYQGEIAEGIVKSVRDKGGLMTLDDLKNYRVNWNTPLSIKYRDCTLWAPPAPASGAIWLSAMGILSHFEPTESGSVTDLHRLTEALRLAYGQRTALGDPAYVPGLEEKQRSWLTPEALRQRASMISDEKTQEPDYYKPPKVEIVNDNGTSNITVADSEGLVISITTTVGLPWGSHIMVPGLGLVLNDSMDDFSVEGRPNATGYEPQVANYVYGGKRPLSSSCPYIVENSAGHVVLSGGAAGGSTIIGCNVQVARNVLDYDMTAAEAMRANRLHNQILPNFSDLERSSTHQGITIDGFSEEQVKGLEGKGHKIRWVEKNRSVPCAIKFVEGQGGKRWEAEGDPRKHDSGGSVFIAQ from the exons ATGTCGTCCGAATTACTCTCCGGCGCCGTCGCTTCGGAACAACGACGTGCGTCCGAGGTTGGAACTTCCATCCTCGCAGCTGGAGGTAATGCCGCCGACGCTATTATCGCTACTATCTTGACTGTGAACACTTTGGCTCCGTATCATTCGGATATAGGTGGTGGGGGTTTTGCGATTATAAGGGATAAAGAGGGGAGGTATGATAGTTTGGATTTCAGACATACGGCTCCT GCCGCAGCAAACTCTGAGTTCTACAAGAACCCATCCGTGTCCACAGCGATAGGAGGCGCTGCCGTTGCTGTCCCTGGTGAGATTAGAGGATTAGAAGCTTTGCACAAGAAGTATGGGCGTCTGGAATGGAGCAAGTTATTCGAAGGGGCTATCAAGTATGCCAAGGAAGGAGCGGAAGTGGGAGGTGACCTATATGAT TTCATAAGTCGAGAATGTATCCCGTCCGGCTCGTCCAACCTCTCGGGATCATGGATGGAATCCGAACCAATGTACGCCTCCCTCTTCCAAGACGGACAAGCACTGCCTATCGGCTCGATTTGGAAGAGACCAGAATACGCAACGACGTTAGAGAAGATCGCAGCTGGTGGAGCGGATGTGTTTTATCAAGGGGAGATCGCAGAGGGGATCGTGAAATCTGTGAGGGACAAAGGGGGTTTGATGACGCTCGATGATTTGAAGA ATTATCGAGTCAATTGGAACACTCCCCTGTCGATCAAGTACAGAGATTGTACACTCTGGGCACCACCGGCCCCTGCCTCCGGGGCGATCTGGCTATCCGCCATGGGTATCTTATCACATTTCGAGCCGACAGAATCAGGAAGTGTGACGGACCTCCATCGACTCACCGAGGCCCTTCGA CTCGCATATGGTCAAAGAACGGCACTAGGTGATCCAGCTTACGTGCCCGGTCTAGAGGAGAAACAGCGCTCTTGGCTTACACCCGAAGCACTGAGACAGAGAGCTAGTATGATCTCTGACGAAAAGACACAAGAACCAGATTACTACAAGCCACCAAA AGTCGAGATCGTCAATGACAATGGGACGTCAAATATCACCGTGGCAGATTCCGAAGGATTGGTGATTTCGATAACGACGACGGTCGGACTTCCGTGGGGATCACATATCATGGTTCCTGGATTAGGGTTGGTTTTGAATGATTCGATGGACGATTTCTCGGTCGAAGGGAGACCGAATGCGACGGGCTATGAACCCCAAGTGGCTAATTAcg TCTATGGCGGTAAACGACCACTGAGTTCAAGTTGTCCATATATTGTGGAAAACTCCGCTGGTCATGTGGTCCTCTCCGGCGGGGCAGCGGGAGGCAGTACCATCATCGGATGCAATGTCCAAGTCGCTCGAAATGTGTTAGACTACGACATGACTGCAGCAGAAGCTATGCGCGCGAACAGACTACATAATCAGATTTTACCGAATTTCAGCGATCTGGAGCGCAGTTCGACCCATCAAGGGATAACGATAGATGGGTTTAGTGAGGAACAGGTGAAAGGGTTAGAGGGGAAGGGACATAAGATAAGATGGGTAGAGAAGAACAGAAGTGTTCCTTGCGCTATCAAGTTTGTCGAGGGGCAAGGAGGGAAGCGATgggaagcagaaggagatccTAGAAAACATGATTCGGGTGGTAGTGTCTTCATCGCTCAGTAG